The Desmodus rotundus isolate HL8 chromosome 2, HLdesRot8A.1, whole genome shotgun sequence region TTCATGAACTTATCAAATTGCTGCACCATGCCCAGTGCTGTGATGTTACCATCATCAGAATTGGTACATCAGGGGGAATAGGTGAGATGCTTGATTTCTACTATTAAATCCCAGTGATTGTCCCATACAAAGTAGCTGCCAAAATACACCAACAAAAGCACAGCCCAGCCTTGGCTCTAAGCAGAAAACCTGATGGGCTAAAAAGTGTGAGGAGGTTAGGCTTGAAGactttgaaagaaattgaaatttaaagaaattaaaaaatacattaccctttttatcttccttccttttctctatgAAAACCTGGAGTGAGAGATCCCACTGCCTATTGCCCAGGTAAACTTAGGTGTTCTTAAGAGAAAGAGTAAAAGAATTGCTAGGAAATATGTTTTGAGGATAAGAGTAAGTTTTGAGGGTTACATTAAATTTTGCGATGTAAGAATTTATAAATGGCAGAAATAACTGCCTTCAATCACTAATAATCATCTTGTTTGTCAGCTAATTAAGCAAACCTCAAAGTTTTTAGGAATATACTGCTTTAAGCTCATGTGGATGACTACATCTCTTTCCTTGGCTGTGTCTTTGTCTCATCAACACAGCAGAACAGACCAAGCCGGACCTTTAGGGAAGAGCCAGCTGATCCTTCCCAAGGTTTTCTCTGAGTTTcccttctccctgcttcctggcTGGTCAGGGGCCTTGCTTATGTTTCTATATTGAGCTGAGGTCAAGTTATAAAGAAGCCTTCTCTTTCAATCTTTTCTTCAGGACCAGACCTTGTGAGGGAGTGATTGTACTCCCTCACAAGTCACCAAATGCAAAAACAAGACAGCACATTGTAACTGGAAGAGTTTAGTTGACAGAGTGACAGAACTGAATGGGAATTATAAAAAGGGCTGAGATTTTTGTCTTAGAACTATACATTTTTGGAGCTGGAATGGACCTTCAGAAATTCTCAAACTAAAAAACTAGAGAAGTGACTTGTCCAGTATCACAGAGCTACACGATTCACTAGAAAGACATGATTGAAAAGATTAGGCCCTTTCTAGAGCTGTGGTACAGGAATAAAGTCCACCCAAGGCTCTCAtagatgagattaaaaaaaaaaaaagacatttgtggATGTCCATCCAGAAAGAGGAGAATGTTTGCAATCATTGTTAGATTTGGGTCCTTCTGGATACCCTCCTTTTAGCCTGGAAAGACTTTAACTAAAACATCTGAATATTGGGAAGGCATCATTTTTGATGCCCACATTTTCAACTTCCTTTTCAATCATTTTCCTATTCTTAGAACATAGTGGATAATTCAAGGAGCCACTTGTttgacttattaaaaaaatatctgacCCACCAAAGCTCTATCATTGGAGCCCACCTTGGGTCGCTAGGCGGATCTCCTAAATTGACCCCACGTTGATCAATATTGGGATTTATAAAAACCCAGACTGATATGGCTATGCTCTGTAAAAGGCCCAACAGTAAATATTTAAGGTTTTGTAGGTCATATGGTTTCTACTGCATCTTCTCACCTCTGCCATTGATGTATGGAAGCAACCATAGGTATgtaatgagtgtgtgtgtctgtgatccaataaaactttacttacaaagaCAGTCTGAATTTGGCCCATGGATTGTAGTTTGCAGATGTCTGCCCTATGGCACCTCTATGGAAGtgttcagtcattcaacaaattctTATTGAACATCTGTAATGTAATAAGCATAATGCTAGACCTGGGGAGACAATAGTGAAAATGCTCCTGCATTCATAGAGCTTGTGTTTAATCAGGACAATAGGAAACACATGAGTAATTGTACAAAATAAGATGAATGTTAGAACAGTGTAGGGCACTATCATTATCTGTTCCCTTATTTTGGCTCTAAACAGAAATCAGAATGGGTCAAGCACTCGGTCAAAACCTGGGCCTGGGGAAATTTAATGTAACCTAAAtgtgttgcctttttatttttttcctcctccatgGATTCAGACCTTTTAAAGGAAGTGACTCACGCCTACTCCTGAAGAATGAGTTGGTGTTAGTCTGATGAGAAGTTGTGGGGGAGGAcaaaagagcattccaggcaggaagaaCAACCTTGGCAGAAGATGGTTTCTCAAGTCCCAGTGACTTGACTTGCTAAGTCCCATGAGCAAGCCAGACTGTAGCACTGGAAGGTCAGCCAAGTGGCCTAATTTACATGGGgttggagaggggaggagggatgtgTATCATAAGaatcagaaggaagggaggatagAGATGCAGAGAAACTACAGTGATCAAGGGCCTGCAGAGAAGATTAGCTATCAAGTAGTCACATCACTTTTTGAAAGCTACTTGCTGACGGGCTCGTTTAGTTCATTCCTGACCTAATTTATTCAAATTTGAGCCCGAAGGCTGATACTAATTTGCATGCCCAAGAGTCATGTTTTTCTTGGAATCTAAACCCCATCACACTGTAAATGTGAATCTGGAAAGACAGCAAATGTAAATGCCTGTTCTGAATGTTATTATTTAATTGcacttggaaaaaataatttgaaggatGAAAAGAAGGATAATCATTAGCAAGTAGCATTAATTAATCTTTGGCAGAATAGATTACATACTATGTGTCAAAAGTAACCACTTATTTATTCCCACCTTACAGGGATCGCACCGGGGTCTGTCGTAATAACAGATACAGCTGTCGACTCCTTCTTTAAGCCCAGATTTGAACAGGTAATCTTGGACAACATTGTCACCCGAAATACTGAACTTGACAAGGAACTGGCTGAGGAACTGTTCAACTGCAGCAAAGAAATTCCCAACTTCCCAGCTCTCATTGGACATACAATGTGTACCTATGATTTTTATGAAGGTGAGAAGAATGTATAAATTGTGAAAGCAACTCTTTGTTATTCAAGCccataatttatattaaaaacttcACTTTAGAAAATTACCAATTGGGAATTAAAAAGGAACTGAAACAGCCTTTTTAACTTCCAAAAGCATAGGAACATAATAAGCAGCAGAGAAACACCTACGGTGAATATATATTGAGAGGGGGTTCAATCCTCCAAGGACAATTGAACATTAACATGCAATTAATGATGTTGGCAAAATCCTATTTCTGTTTATGCCTTTAATTTCAACTGATGACTCTGGGAGAAGGTGAACAGGCTGATTCTATATTCCTGCCATTCTGAGGTACAGTTCTGTACCTCAAAAGGGATCTGGTGCTCTGGAAAGAGTTGGACCCAGAAAATGGGGAGAAATATTAGGGGAGGAATTCCAAAGGGATGGACGATATCAGGGTGGTCCTTTTCATCTCAGCAACGATTGAAGGGGTCTCAAATCAAGTAGAGGGACAAACTGAAGGTAActgttaaatacatttttctacaaGGGATGAGGGGCCAGGAGAAAAAAGTGACAAGGGCAGGCCCTGCTCATTCCAGGAGAAAGATTCTAACCAGGGTTGGCACCATTCCTTGGAGGGCATTCTAGAAATATTGTAGTGTGGCTGTAGTATGTTCAACAAActacatagtatttcattttaaataaatttttcccTTTGGATCAAACTTAGGCtattatattcaatttttttgtgtgtgaatctTTATggcaaactttctttttctttttttaaattatattttattaattatgctaatatagttgtcccaatttttcttcctttgccctcctccacccagcactcctcCAACCCCCTTAGGCAATCCTCAccccattgttcatgcccatgggtcacgcatataagttctttggctgctccatttcctaaactgtactttacatccccatgctattctgtaactacctatttgtacttcttcccttcacctttttgctcattccccccacctccttcccatctggtaaccaccaaaatgttttctacatcttcaattctgtttctgttctgcttgtttgtttattttggtttttagatgtaattgttaatagatatgcatttgttgccattttatggttcatattttttatttcctttttctttttaaagaccttTTAACCTTTCACATAATGCTTTCTTGGTGGTAATATacaactttagttttttcttatttgggaagttcttcatctgtcctttgattctaaatgatacctttgctgtgtagaatattcttggttgtaggtccttgcttttcataactctgaatatttcttgcgaattccctctagcctgcaaagtttcttttgagaaattggctgacagccttatgggggctcccttgtaggtaactaactgctcttctcttctgcttttaagattctctttttgtctttaacctttggcattttaattatgccgTGTTtcggggtgggcctctttgggttcaacttattcgggactctttgggttcaacttgtttgggactctattcctcctggatttgcatgtctatttcattcaccaagttagggaagttttctttcattattttttcaaataggtttccaatttcttgttctctctcttctctttctagcacccccatgatgtgaatgttgtatgcttgaagttgtcacagaggctccttacattgtcctcatttttttggataattttttcttcttcctgttctgattggttgttttttcttccttatattccaaattgttgatttgattctcagcttcatccactttactgttaaTTCCccataaattgttcttcattccagttagtgtatccttccttcctaactggatctttttttatttttaagttatgtaTGGAGATAGGCTACAATGTCTATAAAGGTTACTTTAGGTTagtgacattttatttaataacatatgtattataaaataggGATCATGTTGGGTCTGATAAGGTTGAAACCCTCTGTCAAAAGCCTCTGGCCCCTTTGTTGGGAGGGTCATGGATGGGTTTTAGCCAGAGTTTGAACATGACAGTGTGTTGGAGTCAGTGTTTCCCTTGACattcacagaattttttaaatgtgaaattttttGCCTACATTTATAATTTCTTGAAATTTCACATGAAAATCCATAGCTTTGGCTTCTTGAAATAACatagcattaaaaaatataaaataatgcatgACAGCCTGGCCAGTCCCAGCCCACATCCAGGGCTATGTTCAATGGAGGCAAGGTGAGGCTGTTCCTGGACCATGCAGACTTCATTGACAATACCTGCTTGGCTTCTGGGACACCTGAGTTTGAATTGGCTTAAATAATGCTGTGTTAGAGGTGTTGGCAGGCAGCCCTAAGGAGGAAGGAACAAGGAGAAGCAGACAGCTAGGGTGGGAGGAGCCTGAAAggtaaaaaaagaggaaaggaagcaaaTAGTGCATGGTGACAGAGTGCTGTTGGCCTCCCTGCTTCATCCAGGCCGTCCTTGGGAGTGAGGCGCAGATGTCTGTTCCCGGTGCCTGCTGGGTGGATGAGGAATTAGATCATCAGACTTTTTTCCACCTCCTTCCAGCCCCACTGGCTGGTACAGGTGAAATTAAGTGGTCAATAAACACCAAGAACAGCCTAGAAGGGAAAAGGTGATGGCAACAGGGTGGCAGACAGCCTGAGAGCTATGTGGCAGAGAAGGTGGACAAATGGGATGTCTGGTTCTGGCCACCACTGTCATGAAGGGCAGATGGACAGTTGCAATGTCCAAACCACTGTCCTCATCCTCAAGTAGCTCAGAGCATGGTGAGGTTTGAGGTCTCTTCTtctcccccagcacctggcccagggccGTCCCTCAGTCATGGGAGCAACCTGAGATTTTCCTCAAAGGGCAGGTCTCTCAGTGGCTCTCAGGTTCAAAGTCTTCTCTTTGAAAGTAGCAAGTAATCTCTGGGGTGGTAATTTGGCACTGTGTGAATATCCTGTAACTCAACTGTCTTTTATGCAATGATTCTAgcatacattgcaaaatgatgaTTTTTCTAATTCCATCGTCCCTGGGCACAGTGATGGCTGCTGTGGCCACTCAGTGGTTACTTACCCCAGAGGTAGGGCACTCGGCACCATGGAAACTATTCTCTACATATGAGATCTGGAGTCAGGCACAGCCTTGCTCCTGATCCAATGATAGGAAGACTCAGATGGCGGGGTTTATCCTACCTGGGGTGCAGGCATGAGAGTTCTAGTCAGCTGCAGAGTACCCCAACAGACAGACAGCCTCTTAGTGACACCACTGCCACTGTGGGAGAGTATCAGATTGCTAAATGTTCTCCATTCTCTTTCAGGCCAGGGTCGACTAGATGGAGCACTGTGCAGCTTTTCCAGAGAAAAAAAGGTAGATTACTTGAAGAGAGCATATAAAGCCGGTGTCAGGAATATCGAGATGGAATCCACAGTGTTTGCAGCCATGTGCAGGCTTTGTGGTCTAAAAGGTAAGTCAGTCCCTTAGGAATGCCTAGGGTGACAGGCTCTTCTTTCACAAAGTTACTTTCACTCtacaggaggagagaaagaaatccagCTATGTATCACCTTGGGTTGAAGGCATGTCttacaattatttatattatggATTATCTCACAATGTCTTATTAGTGGGTAGGACATTATTACCAttatgcagatgaggaaaccaagcctCAAGGGTCAAAAgcaagttgcccaaggtcaccagccAGTGCATTATGCAGCCAGAACTTGACAGaaagttctgttttcttcatCCTGGTAGTGGCTGCTATTTTACATTACAGTTGAATTTATCTAGACATGACACAGATAGAATACTTCAAAAGTACTCCACCAAAGGACAAAAACAgtagtgtgtttttaaaagttaagttacatgcatttttgttttcccaactttttattttaaaaaattttaataatacagaaaaactgaaatacaagtataataaatacctatctaccctttatcaattaaaaaattctaaatatttttccacatttgtgcatgcctttaaatatatatacagtatacatatatatgtatgtgtatgcagatatatgtgtatgtatataaaagcacccttatttgcttttcttcctgaaTTGTCTATAAATGAGTAATAAACATCATGTCACTTAACTCTTATTTCACAGCATCATTTCCTAACAATGTAAATATTCTCCTAATGACCACAACACCATTATTAAACTGAAAAAggcttaaaaaaagtaaaataagtttCATAACATCACTTATCCAttccatatttaaattttcctaaAAGTATCTTTTATAGATTATTTTCTTATCCAATATCAAATTAACTTTCTGCAGTATATTACTTGATTGCTGCATCTctgtaatttttacatttagaatATTCTCCTTACTTTTTTTCTCAACACAGTGGATTTGTTTGAATAGTCAAGGCTGTTATCTTGGAGAAGAGCCCATGTTCTAGACTAGATCTGTCTGTGTGTGTCATCATGGGTTTCACCTGCTCATCTATGCTGCATATTTCCGGTAAAGGAGAAGGGAGGTCTAGTGATCTGATCAGATACAGCCATATGGCAAGAACAGTTCAGGGACACGTAAACTTTCCACTGCACTGCAACAAGCAGCTGTAACGTGAGGGTGTCCCATTAGTTCAAGTGGTAACAGCCATCTCCCTCCATTTAAAAGCTAAAGTTTTCTCTTTATGAGTAGCAAACAATCTCTGGGGTGATAGATAATTTGGCACTATGGGGCTACCCTGTAACCCAACCGCCTTTCCCCCAATGATTTTAGCATAGGCTGCAAAATGATAGCTTTCTCATTGCGTCATTCCTCCTACCTTTATTAGCTGGCATTCTTCTTTAAGAAGAGCTTTTCTCTCTTACAcacctttctgcctctctctacctctctttttcttttctgttgggGAAAGTCACTTTTGTATTGTGGATTTTGTTCAAATCAATGTGTTATAaagtttctgtcattattttgtgtgtgtgtgatgctcAACTTATCCCAGATTTGACCAGGAAGAGCCCCCTCAATTGCATCTTTTTTGTCCTTTTGAAATAAACCTATTAGCTCTTGAGAACTTTCTCACTTTCAGACACAACAGTATTCTGAGGCACAAGTTGCACTTTCCTCGCCTCAAACCTGGAATCAACTGTATCTCCAGGAAGCTCTTGTTCCTTTCAGTGGAGAATGGTATTAAGAAACCAAATATGGGTGCAGCttgcacttt contains the following coding sequences:
- the UPP2 gene encoding uridine phosphorylase 2 isoform X2, which codes for MDEDILYHLDLGTKTHNLPEMFGDVKFVCVGGSPNRMKAFALFMHKELRLEESGEDVRDICAGTDRYCMYKTGPVLAVSHGMGIPSMSIMLHELIKLLHHAQCCDVTIIRIGTSGGIGIAPGSVVITDTAVDSFFKPRFEQVILDNIVTRNTELDKELAEELFNCSKEIPNFPALIGHTMCTYDFYEGQGRLDGALCSFSREKKVDYLKRAYKAGVRNIEMESTVFAAMCRLCGLKAAVVCVTLLDRLECDQINLPHEVLVEYQQRPQLLIANFIKQRLGLYDQTL